In one window of Zingiber officinale cultivar Zhangliang chromosome 11A, Zo_v1.1, whole genome shotgun sequence DNA:
- the LOC122032161 gene encoding putative disease resistance protein RGA3 has translation MDVVSPILDRACAKVIDKLIDKVSTYVQDQYYWKANLQEELQNLKRLLPQIQAVVGYAEDKLTMYESHNPALIKWLWQFRDDIDEAEEVLDELEYHELEKKSDGDKSRLSTIIDPYFRAAKRFLKSDDDVLERLRTCVENLKTSASDVETFRALVMPTSGVGTGQMQQEQESLTLSNQSRITSCLPELSFKGREEEKGKIIQYLLGEESEIQTSQNVHCLPLVAMGGMGKTALAQQVFDHFENEKKGHFDVKIWVCDSLPDLNASSLMKKILECLTDQSESGPLERIPVKLKEKLHSKRFLLVLDDAWDDKNQREWEKLRAPLLHGQKGSWIILTTRLESVAKMVSKVIKGGTMKPMTLQGLPKDECRSLLYEHAFVDQDPNEFPLLKKIGEEIVEKLHGVPLLAKSIGGALNNKLEADHWTSISGSELWKMPQDLDNYEFIPALTLSFKMLPPRLKRCFSYCSIFPQDYKFKKQKLVCMWVAAGLIYSDGSEEGSDEDIANYCFDILCNKSFFDVHIDNWSAFQEGITPYGLEAIYYTMHDMLNGLSRHVSRYECCRIVHDTPSYICDYNAIRHISISITSIDAQLGDLANMVCKFKHLRTLRIEKYYDNSQKLDDFIRDACKSPRRIRVLIIESNQCLESISDFVKLRFLEISSQLPSLSICKFYFLQVLIGYNAILAKDTSKLTNLRHLYRVPYNVLFSVAKVGKLTSLQELYFNVGTEPGYRIDELMNMDNLCELSISNLSNVHNLEEANNVNLVSKSYLTSLKLNWKKAYWYESDRDEASSNIGHDQQEVLAALQPPSTIRKLIITKYKGGRPAPWMNPRSLSRLESLELYGCTNLEELPPLWKLPCLKLIKLIDMKAIRSLGCHSSDPMERQFPVLEELEFRDLPLLEEWNGADDYQWFPPLKMFKIENCPKLKKIPDLPLSIKNLCMKKLWLESLPRSYKCSNGSITFGGFQQLMSLKSLEMHGYSENVDIGSIGEEDGNFLPSSLEILKLEILQKHKDLASYLRGLTSLIELSLSCLQGMTSLPLTNELEHLTTLRSLDIWNCEDLTSPGGLYIIKSLKHLGIKDCPKFLTTDVES, from the coding sequence ATGGACGTAGTCTCGCCAATACTGGATCGTGCTTGTGCAAAAGTCATCgataaattaattgataaagtcAGTACGTATGTGCAAGATCAGTACTACTGGAAAGCTAACTTGCAAGAAGAATTGCAAAACCTCAAACGCTTACTTCCTCAGATCCAAGCAGTTGTTGGCTATGCTGAAGATAAATTAACTATGTATGAATCTCATAATCCAGCTTTAATCAAGTGGTTGTGGCAGTTCAGGGATGACATCGACGAGGCTGAGGAAGTGCTGGATGAGTTGGAATATCATGAACTGGAGAAGAAATCTGATGGTGACAAAAGTAGGCTTTCTACAATTATTGACCCTTATTTTAGAGCTGCAAAAAGATTTCTGAAAAGTGATGATGATGTTCTTGAGAGATTAAGGACGTGCGTGGAGAATTTGAAAACCTCTGCTTCAGATGTCGAGACATTTCGGGCATTGGTGATGCCAACAAGTGGCGTCGGCACTGGACAAATGCAGCAGGAGCAGGAGAGTCTAACATTGTCTAATCAGAGTAGGATCACCTCTTGTTTGCCTGAATTATCATTCAAAGGACGCGAGGAGGAAAAAGGGAAAATCATTCAGTATTTGCTGGGAGAAGAATCTGAAATTCAGACCAGTCAAAATGTGCATTGCCTTCCTTTGGTAGCGATGGGTGGTATGGGGAAGACTGCTCTCGCTCAACAAGTCTTTGATCATTTTGAAAATGAGAAGAAGGGACACTTCGACGTCAAGATCTGGGTATGTGATTCCTTACCTGATCTCAATGCATCAAGTCTTATGAAGAAAATTCTGGAGTGTTTAACTGACCAATCTGAATCTGGGCCATTGGAACGGATACCAGTTAAGCTCAAGGAGAAGTTACATTCCAAAAGATTTTTACTTGTCCTGGATGATGCTTGGGATGACAAAAACCAAAGAGAGTGGGAGAAACTACGTGCTCCACTGCTACATGGCCAAAAGGGTAGCTGGATAATATTAACAACTAGATTGGAATCAGTCGCGAAGATGGTCTCAAAGGTAATCAAAGGGGGCACAATGAAGCCAATGACATTGCAGGGCTTACCAAAGGATGAATGTCGTTCACTGCTCTACGAGCATGCATTTGTCGATCAAGACCCAAATGAATTCCCACTACTTAAAAAAATAGGTGAAGAAATAGTGGAGAAATTGCATGGTGTGCCTCTTCTAGCAAAGTCAATTGGAGGAGCGTTGAACAATAAACTGGAAGCAGATCATTGGACGAGCATTTCGGGAAGTGAATTATGGAAAATGCCGCAAGATTTAGACAACTATGAATTCATTCCGGCTCTAACACTTAGTTTCAAGATGCTTCCACCGCGCTTGAAGCGGTGCTTTTCCTATTGCAGCATATTTCCTCAAGATTACAAATTCAAAAAGCAAAAGTTAGTATGTATGTGGGTGGCAGCAGGCCTAATTTACTCAGATGGATCAGAGGAGGGCTCAGATGAGGACATAGCTAACTATTGTTTTGATATATTGTGCAACAAATCTTTCTTTGATGTTCATATAGACAATTGGAGTGCATTTCAAGAAGGCATTACACCTTATGGTTTAGAAGCCATCTATTACACCATGCATGATATGTTGAACGGTCTTTCTCGCCATGTCTCGCGCTATGAATGTTGTCGAATTGTGCATGACACTCCAAGTTACATTTGCGATTATAATGCCATCCGACATATATCTATATCTATTACCAGTATAGATGCTCAACTCGGTGATCTAGCTAACATGGTGTGCAAATTCAAGCACTTGCGAACTCTCCGGATAGAAAAGTATTATGATAATTCTCAAAAACTTGATGATTTTATTCGAGATGCATGTAAATCACCGAGAAGAATTCGAGTATTGATTATTGAGTCTAATCAGTGTTTGGAAAGCATCAGTGACTTTGTAAAACTACGATTTCTTGAAATTTCAAGTCAACTACCATCACTATCAATCTGTAAGTTCTACTTCTTACAAGTTCTAATTGGATACAATGCTATTCTAGCAAAAGACACAAGCAAGTTGACAAACTTAAGACATCTATACAGAGTACCTTACAATGTACTTTTCTCAGTGGCCAAAGTAGGAAAGTTAACATCCCTTCAAGAATTATACTTCAATGTGGGCACAGAACCCGGATATAGAATTGATGAGTTGATGAATATGGATAATCTCTGCGAATTGTCTAtttcaaatctttccaatgtgcaCAATCTTGAAGAGGCCAATAACGTCAACTTGGTCAGTAAAAGTTATCTCACAAGCTTGAAACTGAACTGGAAGAAGGCATACTGGTATGAGTCAGACCGGGATGAAGCAAGTAGTAATATTGGCCATGATCAACAGGAGGTTCTAGCGGCTCTACAACCCCCTTCGACGATTAGAAAACTCATCATTACAAAGTATAAAGGTGGTAGGCCCGCACCGTGGATGAATCCTCGATCTCTTTCTCGGCTTGAATCTCTTGAATTATATGGTTGTACAAATTTGGAAGAGCTGCCCCCTCTATGGAAGCTGCCCTGCCTTAAGTTAATAAAATTGATTGACATGAAAGCTATAAGAAGTTTAGGTTGTCACTCCTCCGATCCGATGGAAAGACAATTTCCGGTTTTAGAGGAACTTGAGTTTCGGGATCTTCCCCTCTTGGAGGAATGGAATGGTGCGGATGACTATCAATGGTTCCCTCCTCTCAAAatgtttaaaattgaaaattgtcCCAAACTAAAGAAAATTCCGGACCTTCCGTTGTCTATAAAGAATCTTTGCATGAAAAAGTTGTGGTTAGAATCTCTTCCACGGTCTTACAAGTGTTCTAATGGTTCTATAACATTTGGAGGATTTCAACAGCTGATGTCCCTCAAGTCCCTTGAAATGCATGGCTACTCTGAGAATGTAGACATTGGATCAATTGGTGAAGAGGATGGTAATTTCCTTCCGTCGTCACTGGAAATACTCAAACTTGAAATTCTTCAGAAACACAAAGATTTGGCAAGTTATCTACGAGGTCTTACTTCGCTCATTGAATTATCATTAAGTTGTTTACAGGGCATGACATCACTTCCGTTAACAAATGAGCTGGAACATCTCACTACACTTCGAAGCTTGGATATTTGGAATTGTGAAGACTTGACTTCACCTGGAGGCTTATATATTATAAAATCTCTTAAACATCTAGGTATTAAAGATTGTCCGAAATTCCTCACTACTGACGTTGAGTCATAG